A window of Metabacillus sp. B2-18 contains these coding sequences:
- a CDS encoding CBO0543 family protein, whose protein sequence is MNFVYGFLYIFAAWKWGDWKNWRKYYPTILFFIIGDLLYHFLFYDYFPLWKFNPIPFDEKLGITGTHISLFIMFIKYPCTILLYLGNFPIERLKRFMYIGIWILIYTANELLTHSFGGINHYNGWNEWWSVLFNCAMFSLLALHHYRPLITWILSFVFILFLWTVFGVPSSVFR, encoded by the coding sequence ATGAATTTTGTTTATGGGTTTCTGTATATATTTGCTGCATGGAAGTGGGGAGATTGGAAAAATTGGAGAAAATATTATCCAACTATCTTATTTTTTATCATTGGTGACTTGTTATATCATTTTTTATTTTATGATTATTTTCCATTATGGAAGTTTAATCCGATTCCTTTTGATGAAAAATTGGGAATTACAGGCACTCATATCTCTTTATTTATCATGTTTATCAAATATCCATGTACAATTCTTTTGTATTTAGGGAATTTTCCTATTGAGCGCTTGAAACGCTTTATGTATATTGGGATTTGGATTTTAATTTATACAGCAAATGAGCTTTTAACACATTCTTTTGGAGGAATAAATCATTATAATGGATGGAATGAATGGTGGTCGGTATTGTTCAATTGTGCTATGTTTTCTCTATTAGCATTGCATCATTATCGTCCATTAATAACATGGATCCTTTCCTTTGTTTTTATTTTGTTTTTATGGACGGTTTTTGGTGTACCGTCATCAGTTTTTCGTTAA
- a CDS encoding VanW family protein, with the protein MKYLLAIFMIMIQPSVQSENLSVTFEGKEITSLHRSELALPSFEGEFINQEKLDEFTASLESIVYEPPTNAYLDDHGQIKSEKMGHKLDQVKWKSIVYATYLQKGSTSIEVPVKTVYPKVDSELLASIKAKLISHYVTYFNSRNMERSHNIKLASEAINNHVVFPGETFSFNAVVGKRTIEKGYLPAPVIVRGELSEGIGEGICQVSSTLFNAVDQAGVKIIERYSHSRIVPYVPSKRDATVSWYGPDFTFENEHNQPLLIQSKVYGGQLVIKIYSSETLEIKQQNIQSAPNQLPKEERL; encoded by the coding sequence ATGAAATATCTATTAGCCATTTTTATGATAATGATCCAGCCTTCTGTTCAATCTGAAAACTTATCTGTAACATTTGAAGGGAAAGAAATAACATCTCTTCATCGTTCAGAGCTTGCCCTACCATCTTTTGAAGGAGAATTTATTAACCAAGAAAAATTAGATGAATTTACTGCTTCTTTAGAATCAATTGTTTATGAACCACCTACTAATGCATACTTAGATGATCATGGTCAAATAAAGAGTGAAAAAATGGGGCATAAACTCGATCAAGTAAAATGGAAATCAATTGTTTATGCTACATATTTACAAAAAGGCTCAACCTCTATTGAAGTGCCTGTCAAAACGGTCTATCCAAAGGTTGACAGTGAACTTCTAGCATCTATTAAAGCAAAATTAATTAGTCATTACGTAACTTATTTTAATAGTAGAAACATGGAACGGTCACATAATATTAAGTTAGCATCTGAAGCAATTAATAACCATGTCGTTTTTCCTGGAGAGACTTTTTCATTTAATGCGGTTGTTGGTAAACGAACCATTGAAAAAGGCTATTTGCCTGCTCCGGTAATTGTAAGAGGAGAACTCTCAGAAGGGATTGGTGAAGGTATTTGTCAAGTCTCTTCAACATTGTTTAATGCAGTTGATCAAGCCGGAGTAAAAATTATTGAACGATACTCGCATAGTCGTATAGTCCCTTATGTTCCTTCAAAACGCGATGCTACTGTCAGCTGGTATGGACCTGATTTTACATTTGAGAACGAACATAATCAACCGTTACTTATTCAATCTAAAGTGTACGGGGGACAACTAGTGATTAAAATTTATTCCTCAGAAACATTAGAAATTAAGCAACAAAATATCCAAAGTGCTCCAAATCAACTACCAAAAGAGGAAAGATTATAA
- a CDS encoding glycerate kinase — protein MKIIVAPDSFKGSISAYDICQAVKEGILRVHPNAKICLLPLADGGEGTVDNLVAACNGQLNRVNVRGPLNAEVNAVYGVLGDKKTVVIEMAQASGLPLLKDTEKNPMISTSFGTGELIKHALDAGYRQFIIGLGGSTTNDGGVGMLRALGVEFYNSFNEVLKDGGASLIDLAFYDDTNLDPRLFESTITIASDVTNPLCGPNGASAVFGPQKGATPEMVHQLDQALFHFSEIVLKQKNINMREFVGGGAAGGMGAALIAFCNAKLRSGIDVILEVSQFDNLLDQTDLLITGEGKLDSQTLSGKVIKGVANKAREKKIPVIGLCGTIQLSQKELDELGIYAAFSIVPGPCSLEEAFEHSAQWIADRAESIMKLLTLPIITIKKS, from the coding sequence TTGAAAATAATCGTTGCTCCAGATTCATTTAAAGGATCAATTTCAGCGTATGATATTTGTCAAGCCGTTAAAGAAGGAATTCTACGCGTTCATCCAAATGCAAAAATTTGTCTCCTGCCTCTAGCTGATGGAGGGGAAGGGACTGTTGACAACCTGGTGGCTGCGTGTAATGGTCAGTTGAATCGTGTTAATGTCCGTGGTCCTTTAAATGCAGAAGTTAATGCAGTTTATGGGGTTTTAGGTGATAAAAAAACAGTTGTGATTGAGATGGCACAAGCATCAGGACTTCCCCTTTTAAAAGATACAGAAAAAAATCCGATGATTTCAACTAGCTTTGGTACTGGTGAACTAATAAAGCACGCCTTAGACGCGGGTTATCGTCAATTCATTATTGGACTTGGTGGTAGCACAACAAATGATGGTGGTGTTGGAATGCTTAGGGCACTAGGAGTAGAATTCTATAATAGCTTTAATGAAGTCCTAAAAGATGGTGGTGCTTCCTTAATAGATCTTGCGTTTTATGATGACACAAATTTAGATCCAAGATTATTTGAGTCAACAATAACAATTGCTAGCGATGTAACAAATCCTCTTTGTGGACCGAATGGTGCATCAGCAGTTTTTGGACCTCAAAAAGGAGCCACACCAGAAATGGTACATCAGCTTGATCAAGCTTTGTTTCATTTTAGTGAAATTGTGTTAAAGCAAAAAAATATCAATATGAGAGAGTTTGTTGGTGGAGGTGCTGCTGGAGGTATGGGAGCTGCACTAATTGCCTTTTGTAATGCAAAACTAAGATCAGGAATTGATGTAATATTAGAAGTAAGTCAGTTTGATAATTTGCTAGATCAAACTGATTTACTTATCACAGGTGAGGGGAAATTAGATTCGCAAACATTATCCGGGAAAGTAATAAAAGGAGTTGCGAATAAAGCTAGAGAAAAGAAGATTCCAGTTATAGGTCTCTGTGGAACAATTCAACTGAGCCAAAAAGAGCTAGATGAATTAGGAATATATGCTGCCTTTTCAATTGTTCCTGGCCCTTGCTCCTTAGAGGAAGCTTTTGAACATTCTGCCCAGTGGATTGCTGATCGTGCTGAATCTATTATGAAATTGCTTACCTTACCTATAATCACTATTAAAAAGAGTTAA
- a CDS encoding bile acid:sodium symporter family protein gives MLQTVNRQLEKWMPIITPISVIIGVMLAENLLPLTFLIPWLFAFMTFSGSLNSTFTSLTGALKKPLPLFIILLLLHIVMPLLAWTIGHAFFVNDHLTMTGLVLASVIPTGITSFIWVTIYKGSIGLALSIILFDTILSPFLVPFTLSFLVGQKIQINTMDIMYGLLFMVVIPSILGMFTNFVTKGKSVKAGKNLAPFSKLALACVVMMNGAVISPYLKQFSLKLVMIAIVVFTLASFGYFLAWMLSILLKRDRETKVVMMFTGGMRNISAGAVIAVQYFPPAVAVPVVLGMLFQQVLASIFGLIFNLFDQKQKQHFEGNIPASQ, from the coding sequence ATGCTTCAAACAGTTAATCGGCAGCTGGAAAAATGGATGCCAATCATCACGCCAATAAGCGTAATTATAGGGGTGATGCTGGCTGAAAATCTTTTACCCCTTACATTTTTAATTCCGTGGCTATTTGCGTTTATGACTTTTTCAGGTAGCCTTAACTCCACTTTTACTTCTTTAACAGGAGCATTAAAAAAGCCACTGCCTTTATTCATTATCTTACTGCTGTTGCATATTGTTATGCCGCTTCTTGCTTGGACAATAGGACACGCATTTTTTGTAAATGATCATTTAACAATGACAGGATTAGTGCTAGCTAGCGTTATTCCAACAGGGATTACAAGTTTTATTTGGGTAACAATCTATAAGGGGAGTATAGGCTTAGCATTATCTATTATCTTGTTTGACACAATATTGTCGCCGTTTCTTGTTCCGTTTACTTTATCTTTTCTAGTTGGTCAAAAAATTCAAATAAATACAATGGATATTATGTATGGGTTGTTATTTATGGTTGTTATTCCGTCTATTTTAGGAATGTTTACAAATTTTGTGACAAAAGGGAAAAGTGTTAAAGCAGGGAAAAATCTTGCGCCGTTTTCAAAACTTGCTCTTGCTTGCGTTGTTATGATGAATGGAGCTGTTATTTCTCCCTATCTAAAGCAGTTCAGTTTAAAATTGGTTATGATTGCTATTGTTGTTTTTACACTTGCTTCTTTTGGATATTTCTTAGCATGGATGCTGTCAATTCTGTTAAAAAGAGACCGCGAAACAAAAGTAGTCATGATGTTTACCGGTGGAATGCGGAATATAAGTGCAGGAGCTGTAATTGCGGTTCAATATTTTCCTCCGGCTGTAGCTGTACCTGTAGTTTTGGGAATGTTGTTTCAGCAAGTGCTTGCATCAATCTTTGGTCTTATATTTAATCTTTTTGATCAGAAACAAAAACAACATTTTGAGGGTAATATCCCTGCTTCACAATAA
- a CDS encoding alanyl-tRNA editing protein → MTKKLYYDDVYQTEFSSKVIKSNHDESGYFVVLQETAFYPTGGGQPFDKGTLHDINVLRVEEVDGEIRHYMETSINVKEVNGVIDWDRRFDHMQQHAGQHILTAAFEDNLGYKTLSFHLGEEICAIDLDTSSLTDEEIHIAETLANKIILENRPILTKWVDKKEELSGFHLRKELAVSEDIRLVIIPEYDYNGCGGTHPRSTGEVSLLKILTSEKQKKYTRVQFVCGGRVTRQLHQKNEVIQTLTTQLSARQEMIPNAVLRLLHNTKELEEQVKDLSNKLIRYEVKERLDNAVKWNGFFLISTIFQDRTLSELQTLARDLITYPDVIVMFITEHQEKLQLVCARSENTNINVNSVLKEVLSLINGKGGGKPFFVQGGGDRLLPPDQVMEELMRVLTHQVL, encoded by the coding sequence ATGACTAAAAAGCTATACTACGATGATGTTTATCAAACTGAATTTTCATCGAAAGTGATTAAGAGCAACCATGATGAATCCGGCTATTTTGTTGTATTACAAGAAACTGCCTTTTATCCAACAGGTGGTGGGCAACCATTTGATAAAGGAACATTACATGATATAAACGTGCTAAGGGTGGAAGAGGTTGATGGTGAGATTCGTCACTATATGGAAACTAGTATAAATGTGAAAGAAGTAAACGGTGTGATTGATTGGGATCGAAGGTTTGATCATATGCAACAACATGCCGGGCAACATATTCTAACTGCGGCTTTTGAGGACAACCTAGGCTATAAAACATTAAGCTTTCACCTTGGTGAAGAAATATGTGCGATCGATCTTGATACGTCATCCCTTACAGATGAAGAAATACATATAGCGGAAACATTGGCAAATAAAATCATCTTAGAGAATAGACCCATTTTGACAAAATGGGTGGATAAAAAAGAGGAATTATCAGGTTTCCACCTTCGGAAAGAATTAGCCGTTAGTGAAGACATTCGTCTTGTGATAATTCCAGAATATGATTACAACGGCTGTGGTGGAACTCACCCTAGATCAACAGGTGAGGTTAGCTTATTAAAAATACTAACAAGTGAAAAACAGAAAAAATATACGCGTGTTCAGTTTGTTTGTGGTGGTAGAGTAACAAGACAGCTTCATCAAAAAAATGAAGTAATACAAACATTGACAACACAATTAAGTGCTCGGCAGGAAATGATTCCTAATGCTGTTTTAAGGCTTTTACATAATACTAAGGAATTAGAAGAGCAGGTAAAAGACTTATCAAATAAATTAATTCGATATGAAGTAAAAGAAAGATTAGACAATGCGGTAAAATGGAATGGATTTTTTTTAATTTCTACCATATTTCAAGATCGTACATTAAGTGAATTGCAAACTTTAGCAAGGGACTTAATTACATATCCAGATGTTATTGTTATGTTTATAACTGAACATCAAGAGAAGCTACAACTTGTTTGTGCTAGAAGTGAAAATACTAACATTAATGTGAATTCTGTCTTAAAAGAGGTATTATCGTTGATTAACGGTAAAGGTGGAGGAAAGCCTTTCTTTGTACAAGGAGGCGGAGATCGACTGTTACCACCAGATCAGGTGATGGAAGAGCTAATGAGAGTGTTAACTCATCAGGTATTGTAA
- a CDS encoding HAD family hydrolase, which produces MNSIKNSEAVFFDLDDTLYDSLLPFQNALEYYQVGLPRSKAEEFYKKVRHYSDLLWKEHVKGELSLEELRIQRLTRTFLDYQISITDDQALAIQERYEQEQQQIKPFGTVLLLLKQLIETKPFVGVITNGPVNHQMNKLKALKIDQLIPIEHIFISDGIGMAKPDSRVFEHVHTKMNINPGKCLYIGDTWENDIVPPIEVGWKCVWFNHRNRQPQTKHVPNEIIMNEKEFLLFDEKQGRN; this is translated from the coding sequence ATGAATAGTATAAAAAATTCTGAAGCAGTTTTTTTCGATTTGGACGATACTTTATATGATTCATTATTGCCTTTCCAAAACGCCCTTGAATATTATCAAGTTGGTTTACCTCGTTCAAAGGCAGAAGAGTTTTATAAAAAAGTCAGACATTATAGTGACCTACTTTGGAAGGAACATGTAAAAGGTGAATTAAGTCTTGAAGAGTTAAGAATACAACGACTAACACGTACATTCTTAGATTATCAAATATCTATTACAGACGATCAAGCATTGGCTATACAAGAGCGTTATGAACAAGAGCAACAACAAATAAAGCCATTTGGAACTGTTCTCTTATTGTTAAAGCAATTAATAGAAACTAAACCGTTTGTTGGAGTTATTACAAACGGACCTGTGAACCATCAAATGAACAAGTTAAAGGCACTAAAAATAGATCAGTTAATTCCAATTGAGCACATTTTTATTTCAGATGGAATTGGAATGGCTAAGCCTGATAGCCGTGTGTTTGAACATGTTCATACGAAAATGAATATTAACCCAGGTAAATGCCTGTACATCGGAGATACTTGGGAAAATGACATTGTTCCGCCGATTGAAGTAGGATGGAAGTGTGTTTGGTTTAATCATCGAAATCGACAACCACAAACAAAGCATGTACCAAATGAGATTATTATGAATGAAAAAGAGTTTTTACTTTTTGATGAAAAACAAGGGCGTAATTAA
- a CDS encoding ROK family transcriptional regulator, translating to MSQLTWNQQIVKKNNTLLVFQTITNEEPISRADIAQQTGLNKATVSSLVNELLTKNLVYESGPGESSGGRRPVLLHYNVNAGYSIGIDLGVNYILGVVTDLKGKILLEKTVKVNEHTFIEVTEQIKQVIHSLIKELPKTPYGIIGIGLGIPGIVDKQGEIRVAPNLGWKNSDIKTLLEEEFQIPVIVENEANAGAYGEKQFGVGQDYKNIVYVSAGIGIGVGLILNNELYQGLHGFSGEMGHMVINMNGIPCSCGSKGCWEAYASEHALLKSAGSDSTLESLIDKAQNQDEKAIALFKETGQYIGYGINNIINTFNPEQIIIGNRLAMAQTWIKQSMLDIIYSHSLSFQQQDLQISFSKHSTHSAALGVAAITTESFIQRELQDY from the coding sequence TTGAGTCAACTTACATGGAATCAACAAATTGTGAAGAAAAATAACACCTTGCTTGTTTTTCAAACAATAACAAATGAAGAGCCCATTTCTAGGGCCGATATTGCTCAACAAACAGGTTTAAATAAAGCAACTGTTTCTTCTCTTGTTAATGAGCTATTAACTAAGAATTTAGTCTATGAATCAGGACCAGGAGAATCTAGCGGAGGAAGAAGACCTGTACTTCTTCATTACAATGTGAATGCTGGATATTCTATTGGCATAGATTTGGGTGTTAATTATATCTTGGGGGTTGTAACAGATCTAAAAGGAAAGATACTATTAGAAAAAACAGTAAAAGTAAATGAACACACTTTCATAGAAGTCACAGAACAAATTAAACAGGTAATCCATTCTTTAATAAAAGAACTCCCTAAAACACCTTACGGAATCATAGGAATCGGCTTAGGCATACCTGGAATTGTTGATAAACAAGGTGAAATACGAGTTGCTCCAAATCTCGGTTGGAAAAACAGCGATATAAAAACCCTCTTAGAAGAAGAATTTCAGATTCCTGTTATCGTCGAGAACGAAGCGAATGCTGGAGCATATGGAGAAAAGCAATTTGGAGTTGGTCAGGATTATAAGAATATTGTTTATGTAAGCGCAGGAATTGGAATTGGTGTTGGACTTATATTAAATAATGAGCTGTATCAAGGTCTTCATGGTTTCTCTGGCGAAATGGGACATATGGTCATCAATATGAATGGAATCCCTTGTAGCTGTGGAAGTAAAGGATGTTGGGAAGCTTATGCATCTGAACACGCTCTTTTAAAGAGTGCAGGCTCTGATTCGACCCTTGAATCATTAATAGACAAAGCACAAAACCAAGATGAAAAAGCAATCGCGCTTTTTAAAGAAACAGGCCAATATATAGGATACGGAATCAACAATATTATAAACACATTTAACCCCGAACAAATTATTATAGGAAATCGTTTAGCAATGGCCCAAACATGGATAAAGCAATCCATGTTGGATATTATTTATTCACATTCACTTTCTTTTCAACAGCAAGACCTACAAATTAGTTTTTCTAAGCATTCAACCCATTCGGCAGCTTTAGGTGTAGCAGCCATTACAACCGAGAGCTTTATACAACGGGAATTACAGGATTATTAA
- a CDS encoding alpha/beta-type small acid-soluble spore protein gives MANRNKLLVPEAREQVNQLKARVTNTTKPEQAKYEAAKELGIPLHEGDNGKLLSKQAGKVGGKLGGDMVREMIKLAEQQLKNERN, from the coding sequence ATGGCAAATAGAAATAAGTTACTTGTCCCTGAGGCAAGAGAACAAGTAAACCAATTAAAAGCAAGAGTTACAAATACAACTAAACCGGAGCAGGCTAAATATGAAGCAGCAAAAGAATTAGGAATTCCTTTGCATGAGGGGGACAATGGAAAGTTATTATCCAAACAAGCCGGTAAAGTTGGTGGCAAGCTTGGTGGCGATATGGTCCGAGAAATGATTAAGCTAGCTGAGCAACAGTTGAAGAATGAAAGAAATTGA
- the tenA gene encoding thiaminase II — protein MKFSQRLYEKVLPIWESNHNHPFVKGMGNGTLEKDKFRFYMIQDYLYLIEYAKVFALGAVKATDLNTMGKFAALLNSTLNEEMELHRQYAKKFKITVDELEEAKPSPTTLAYTHYMLHVSQNGTLAELVSALLPCMWSYWEIGKDLKKIDGASEHEFYGEWISMYSSDEFGQLATWCIELIDELSDGKPESELVKLEEIFLNTTRFEYMFWEMAYHEMMWPTNG, from the coding sequence ATGAAATTTAGTCAAAGGCTGTACGAAAAGGTTCTACCGATCTGGGAAAGTAATCATAATCATCCATTCGTTAAGGGAATGGGGAATGGAACTCTTGAAAAAGATAAATTTCGGTTTTACATGATACAGGATTATTTGTATTTGATTGAATATGCAAAAGTATTTGCCCTAGGTGCTGTGAAAGCTACAGATTTAAACACAATGGGTAAATTTGCAGCATTACTGAATTCTACTTTAAATGAAGAGATGGAGCTACATCGACAATATGCCAAAAAATTCAAGATTACTGTAGATGAGCTTGAAGAAGCTAAACCTTCTCCAACAACTCTAGCCTATACTCACTACATGCTTCATGTTAGTCAAAATGGAACACTTGCCGAATTGGTATCTGCTTTACTTCCATGTATGTGGAGTTATTGGGAAATTGGTAAAGATTTAAAGAAAATAGATGGTGCAAGCGAACATGAATTTTATGGAGAATGGATTTCGATGTATTCATCTGATGAATTTGGTCAACTAGCTACATGGTGTATTGAGTTAATTGATGAACTCTCAGATGGTAAACCAGAATCAGAATTAGTGAAATTAGAAGAAATCTTTCTAAATACAACTAGATTCGAGTACATGTTTTGGGAAATGGCCTACCACGAAATGATGTGGCCAACAAATGGATAA
- a CDS encoding GntR family transcriptional regulator, with amino-acid sequence MAQQTKVGMVKQKIKEWINEGKVLPGEKIYSENELVKMFEVSRHTVRQAVGDLVHEGYLYREQGAGTFVANRRTEAKRMPPTGKNIGVITTYITDYIFPSIIKGIESHLSQQGYSLTFACTDNNPEKERQCLETMINRNVDGLIVEPTRSSSYNPNLHYYLQMEQNNTPFLMINQYYPQLNPPHIILDDEKGGYIATDHLIGLGHRKVIGLFKSDDIQGLNRMQGFIRAFREKNIAFFPEMIITYTTEQKEEEFLNKLKGVLLSGERPTGIVCYNDEVAISVLNLLRELGLKVPEDISIVGYDDSYLAEASETKITSVTHPKMEMGVEAAKWVVSAVENRDKAGTYQKVYQPELVIRSSTKAISK; translated from the coding sequence ATGGCGCAACAAACGAAAGTCGGGATGGTAAAACAAAAAATTAAAGAATGGATTAATGAGGGAAAGGTTTTACCAGGGGAAAAGATTTATTCGGAAAATGAACTTGTCAAAATGTTTGAAGTTAGTAGACATACAGTTAGACAAGCTGTAGGAGATTTGGTACATGAGGGGTATTTATATCGAGAACAGGGTGCAGGAACGTTTGTCGCAAACCGCAGAACAGAAGCTAAACGTATGCCTCCAACCGGTAAAAATATTGGTGTTATAACAACATATATTACTGATTACATATTTCCATCCATTATTAAAGGAATTGAATCACATCTCTCACAACAAGGTTATTCGTTAACCTTTGCTTGTACTGATAACAATCCTGAAAAAGAAAGGCAATGCCTTGAAACAATGATAAATAGAAATGTAGATGGCTTGATTGTAGAACCAACTAGAAGTAGTAGTTATAATCCAAATTTACATTACTATCTGCAAATGGAGCAAAATAATACACCTTTTTTAATGATCAATCAGTACTACCCACAATTAAATCCGCCGCATATTATTTTAGACGATGAAAAAGGTGGATATATTGCAACAGATCATCTTATTGGTCTAGGTCATCGAAAGGTGATCGGCTTATTCAAAAGTGATGATATTCAGGGTTTAAATCGTATGCAGGGGTTCATTAGAGCTTTTAGAGAAAAGAATATTGCGTTCTTTCCTGAAATGATTATTACGTATACAACAGAGCAAAAAGAAGAGGAGTTTCTAAACAAACTTAAAGGTGTTCTATTATCTGGCGAAAGACCAACTGGAATTGTGTGTTATAACGATGAGGTAGCTATTAGTGTTCTTAATTTATTGCGTGAACTAGGACTAAAGGTTCCTGAAGATATTTCTATTGTAGGTTATGATGATTCTTATTTAGCTGAAGCTTCTGAGACAAAGATTACGTCTGTAACTCATCCGAAAATGGAAATGGGAGTTGAAGCGGCAAAATGGGTTGTTTCTGCAGTAGAAAATAGAGATAAAGCTGGTACTTATCAAAAAGTTTATCAGCCTGAATTAGTTATTCGAAGTTCAACCAAAGCTATTTCAAAATAA
- a CDS encoding acetylornithine deacetylase, translating to MSIPIERLINIVDERKEDLVSLLKRLIEYKTPAPPARNTNEAQQFIAEFLEEKGFTIDLWDVYPNDPNVVGVLKGKEPDLYNSLIINGHIDVAEVSEDEKWDVDPFIPVVKDGVIIGRGAADMKGGLAGALFAIQLIHEHGITLPGDLILQSVIGEEVGEAGTLECCKKGYKADFAVVVDTSDLHIQGQGGVITGWITVKSDKTYHDATRRQMIHAGGKLFAASAIEKMTNIIHGLQDLERHWAISKSYPGYPPGTNTINPAVIEGGRHAAFIADECRLWITVHYYPNETHEQIIKEIEEHILHVAHADPWLRENPPTFEWGGKSMIVDRGEIFPSLEIDQNHPGVKGLASTHEQLLSTQAMVDVSPTVTDGGWLGDAGIPTVIYGPGKLQHAHAVNEQLSIQELVEYTKVILAFIYKWCHSKKSDQTVD from the coding sequence TTGTCTATTCCAATAGAACGGTTAATTAATATCGTTGATGAACGCAAGGAGGATTTGGTTTCCTTATTAAAAAGATTAATTGAATATAAAACACCTGCACCACCTGCTAGAAATACAAATGAAGCACAACAATTTATTGCAGAGTTTTTAGAAGAGAAAGGTTTTACCATTGATCTGTGGGATGTGTATCCAAACGATCCTAATGTTGTTGGTGTGTTAAAAGGGAAGGAACCCGATCTATATAACAGCTTGATTATTAACGGTCATATAGATGTGGCCGAAGTTAGTGAGGATGAAAAATGGGATGTTGATCCGTTTATCCCTGTTGTGAAAGATGGTGTGATTATTGGGCGTGGTGCAGCTGATATGAAGGGTGGATTAGCTGGTGCATTATTTGCTATTCAGTTAATACACGAACATGGTATTACCCTTCCTGGTGATTTGATTTTACAATCTGTGATAGGTGAAGAAGTTGGGGAAGCTGGGACTCTTGAATGTTGTAAAAAAGGATATAAAGCAGATTTTGCTGTTGTGGTGGATACAAGTGATTTACATATTCAAGGGCAAGGGGGCGTTATTACTGGTTGGATCACTGTAAAGAGTGACAAAACGTATCATGACGCAACGAGAAGGCAAATGATACATGCCGGCGGAAAACTTTTTGCTGCCAGTGCTATCGAAAAAATGACAAATATTATTCATGGATTACAAGACCTTGAAAGGCATTGGGCAATTTCGAAAAGCTATCCTGGATATCCTCCTGGTACAAATACAATAAATCCAGCAGTAATTGAAGGAGGAAGACATGCTGCATTTATTGCTGATGAATGCCGTTTATGGATTACTGTTCATTATTATCCAAATGAAACACATGAGCAAATTATAAAAGAAATTGAAGAGCATATTCTCCATGTTGCTCATGCAGATCCTTGGCTAAGAGAGAATCCTCCAACATTTGAATGGGGAGGAAAATCAATGATCGTTGATCGGGGCGAGATTTTTCCGTCATTAGAGATAGATCAAAATCATCCTGGGGTGAAAGGTTTAGCCTCAACCCATGAACAGCTTTTATCAACACAAGCTATGGTTGATGTTTCACCAACCGTAACCGACGGAGGATGGTTAGGAGACGCAGGAATTCCAACCGTCATATATGGACCTGGAAAATTACAACATGCACATGCAGTAAACGAACAACTATCCATTCAAGAACTTGTCGAGTACACAAAGGTCATTTTAGCTTTCATCTATAAATGGTGTCATTCAAAGAAGAGTGACCAAACTGTTGATTAG